DNA from Massilia antarctica:
ACCCTGATCGTCTCGCTCAAGTACGTCACCCTGGTCCTGCGTGCCGACAACCGCGGCGAGGGCGGCATCATGGCGCTCATGGCGCTGGCGCTCAATTCGGTCACCAAGGCGTCCAAATGGTATTTGCCGCTGATGGTGATGGGCGTCTTCGGCGCCACCATGTTTTACGGCGACAGCGTGATCACCCCCGCCATTTCGGTGCTCGGCGCGATCGAAGGTCTCGAGGTCGCCATCCCCGGCATCCCCACCTGGGTGGTGCTGCTCATTACCGCCATTGTGCTGGTGTGCCTGTATTCGGTGCAGCGGCGCGGCACGGCCGGCATCGGGCGCTGGTTCGGGCCGATCATGGTGATCTGGTTCGCCGCCCTGGCCGCCATGGGCGTGGTGAACATCATCGAGGCGCCCCAGATCCTGGCCGCCCTCAATCCCCTGCGCGCGCTGGGCTTCATGCTGGAAAACCGCTACACGGCCTTCATCGCGCTCGGCGCGGTGGTGCTGGCGCTGACCGGCGCCGAGGCGCTGTATGCCGACATGGGCCACTTCGGCAAGAAGCCGATCCGCGCGGCCTGGTTCCTGATCGCCTTTCCGGCGCTGGCGCTGAACTACATGGGGCAGGGCGCGCTGCTGATCGTGCACCCTGAGCACATCAGCAATCCCTTCTATAACCAGCTCGGCAGCTGGAGCGTGTACCCGCTGCTGCTGCTCTCGACCATGGCCGCCGTGATCGCCTCGCAAGCGACCATTTCCGGCACCTTCTCGATGACCAAGCAAGCCATCGCGCTCGGCCTGATGCCGCGCATGCGCGTGCTGCACACCTCGGAAAGCGAAATCGGCCAGATCTATATCCCGGCCGTGAACTGGCTGCAACTGGTGGTGGTACTGATCGGCGTGCTGATTTTCCAGTCCTCCGACAATATGGCCGGCGCCTATGGCATCGCGGTCACCGCCACCATGCTGTGCACCACCGTGCTGACCTTTTTCGTCACGCGCTACCGCTGGCACCTGCCGCTGGTGCTGTGCTTCGGCGCAACCGGCTTTTTCATCGTCATGGACATCATGCTGTTCTCGTCGAGCACGCTTAAACTGTTCCACGGCGGCTGGTTCCCGCTGCTGCTGGGCGCGATCCTGTTTACCGGCATGATGACCTGGAAGCGCGGCCGCCAGCTGGTGTTCGAGAACCTGCAGTCGCACGCCATTCCGCTCGACGACTTCCTGCAGTCGCTGTTCGTGGCGCCGCCCACCCGCGTGTACGGCACCGCGATTTTCCTGCGCGGCGAAAGCGACGGCGTGCCGCACGCGCTGCTGCACAACCTGTCGCACAACAAGGTGCTGCACGAACGCGTGGTCTTCCTCACCGTGCACATGCTGGAAGAACCGTGGGTGCCGGCGGCCGAGCAGGCCAAGGTCACCGCGCTGGGGCACGATTGCTTCCAGATCAATGTGTACTACGGCTTCAAGGATGAACCGGATATTCCCAAGGTGCTGCTCCAGTGCGCGGAACAGGGTTTGCCGTTCGAGATGATGGAAACCTCCTTCTTCATCGCACGCCAGACCGTCATTTCGGCGCCGGGCGGCGGCATGGCGCCATGGCGCGAGCACTTGTTCGTGACCATGTCGCGCAATGCCCGCGGCGCCGCCGACTACTATCAGATTCCTCCCAACCGGGTGATCGAACTGGGAACCCAGGTCGAAATCTGAACTCCCTGTATCCGATACAAAACGATACATATGCGCCACACTTTTGATGCGAGACGAATGCTGCGGTGACCGGCAACTGCTGCTAAACTTTGGCAGCTTTTTCCGTCACCGCTACAAGGATTCCATGAAACTCAAGCTTACCCTCACCGCCGCCTTCGTTGCCACCCTTGCCCTGGCCGCCTGCGGCAGTTCCGATGACAGTCCGGTCCAGGTGCCGCCGATCACGGTCGTCACCAACCCGGCCACCCTGGTCTCCAAAGATACGGTGGTCGGCACCGGCGCCGAAGCGGCGGTCGGCAAAAAAATCAGCGTGAACTACGCCGGCTATCTCTACGATTCGAGCAAGCCCGACAACAAGGGCGCGAACTTCGAAACCTCCAAGGAGCCGGTCGAGTTTCCGCTGGCGTCGGGCAGCTTGATCGAAGGCTGGGTCCAGGGCATCCCGGGCATGAAAGTGGGCGGCAAGCGCACCCTGTCGATCCCGTCGTCCCTGGCGTACGGCGCGAACGGCAAGGGCGTCATTCCAGCCAATGCCGGCCTGGTGTTCGACATCGAACTGGTCGGCGTCAAGTAAGTCTGACGCGCGTTGCGCCGGTGCTGAGCGCAGCGGCGCGCGACTGATGCGCCTCAAATAAAGCGCGCAAAGTCGGCCGATCCTTGATCCTTTCACACCTCGAAAGGATCAAGCCATGTTTGCACGCACCTGTCTGTTTGCCCTCGCGCTGGCGCCGCTTGCCGGCATTGCGGCGTCGCGTTACGCGCTCACGCCGCTGCCTCCCAATACCAATCCCCTCGGCATCAACAATGCCGGCCAGATCGTCGGCGACCGCCCCGGCGACGGCGGCCAGCATGGCTTCCTCTGGTCGGGCGGTAGCCTCGCCGAGATCGGCACCTTCGGCGGCCCCGACAGCTCGGCCGCGGCCATCAACCAGCACGCCGAGGCCACCGGCCACGCCAGCCTGCCGAGCGGGGAGGCGCGCGCCTTTCGCTACGCCGGCGGCAAGCTGGTCCAACTGACCATTCCCGGCAGCAGCGAAAGCCTGGGGACCGCCATCAACGATGCCGGGCAAGTGGCCGGGCAGTACCGCACCACCACACCCGCTTACCGGGCTTTCCTGTACAGCGGCGGCGCCAGCACCGACCTGGGCACCCTGGGCGGGGACTTCGCCTACGCGGCCGCCATCAACAATGGCGGCCAGGTGGTGGGCGTGTCGGCGCTGGACGAGAGCACGCCATTCCTCGCGCACGCGTTTCTGTACGCGAACGGCAAGATGAGCGACCTCGGCACCCTGGGCGGCAGCTACAGCGCCGCCACCGGCATCAACGACAGCGGCCAGATCGCCGCCTATGGCTGCAACGACAGCGGAGGCTGCGGCGGCTTGCTGCTGCAACTGGCGCCGCGCGCGCCCGCCGAGGGCCTGACCTGGCGCGCGCGCCTTTAGCGCAGCATGTCGATGTGCATGATGCCGTCTTCGTCGTAGGGCGCGCTCACCGTCGCGAAGCCGAAGCTGGCGTAGAACGGTTCGAGGTGCTGCTGGGCGCCGATGCGGATGCGCTGGCCCGGATGCTGGCGTTCGGCGCAGGCGATGCCCTCGGCCAGCAGTGCGCGGCCGCTGCCGCCGCCGCGCGCGCCCTTGGTGGTGAGCACGCGCCCGAGCGACATTTCATCGTACTTCACGCCGGGGGCGAGGCAGCGCAAATACGCCGCCAGCACGCGCTTGCCGTCGACCGTGTGCCAGCCGAGCAGGTGGTGCGCGCCCTGGTCGTAGCCATCGAGGTCCGGATACAGGCAAGTCTGCTCCAGGATGAACACATCCTGGCGGCTGGCCATCACCGCGTACAGATCGGCGCCGGAGAGTTGGTCGAAGTGGCGCCATTCCCACACGATGGGCGCCTTCATCGTGGCGCCATCCGGTGCGGCTTGCGGGTCACGGCTCATGGAGATCCTTTCATGGTTCTAGTTAGCGGTTTCAAAACCTTCGAGCACATTGACGACGTTGATGCCGATCTCGTTCACCGCATACCCGCCCTCGAACACGAAGGCGGTCGGCAGGCCGGTGTGCGCGATGCGTTCGCCGATGCGCAAAAAATCGCCGCTGTGCAGCGCGAACGACGACAGCGGGTCGCCCGCGAACGTATCGACGCCGAGCGACACCACCAGCGCATCCGGCGCGAAGCTGGCCAGCTTGACGCAGGCCGATTCCAGCGCCAGGAACCACTGGGCCGGGGTCGATCCGGCCGCCAGCGGCAGGTTCATGTTGTAGCCCTTGCCGTCGCCGTCGCCCGTTTCGCTGGCATGCCCCAGGTAGAACGGATACTCGGTGCGCGGATCGGCATGGATCGAGATGAACAGCACATCGTTGCGGCCATAAAAAATGCTCTGGGTGCCGTTGCCGTGGTGGTAGTCGATATCGAGGATCGCGACTTTCCTGGCGCCGTCGTCGAGCAGGTGCTGGGCCGCCAGCGCGGCATTGTTCAGGAAGCAGTAGCCGCCGAAAAAATCGGCGCCCGCGTGGTGTCCGGGAGGGCGGGTCAGCGCGAAGGTGCCGCGTTCGCCCAGGCGCAGCGCGTGGGCGGCGTTGACCGCGCAGTCGGCCCCGGTCTTGGCGGCGATCCAGGTGCCGGCGGTGAGCGGGGTGCCGCTGTCCATCGAATACAGGCCCATGCGCGCGGCGAAGTTATCGGGCTCGATATCGGTGCGCATGCCGCGGATCGGCCACACCGAGGGAAACGCATCCTTGTCGGCGTTCGCTTCGTCGAGCGCGACCCACTCGCTCCAGGCATTGCGCAGGAAATGCAGGTAGCGCGGCGTGTGGATGCGTTCGAGCGAGACCAGCGACACGCCGTGCGGCGTGACCACCTTGCCCAGCCCGCGCCGTTCGAATTCGGCCAGCACCATGTCGACCCGCTCCGGCTTTTCGAAGCACGGCACCAGGGCGCCACGGAACATCTCGTGGCGCCCGCGGTGCTGGGCGTGGTGCTCGTTATAGAAGGTCAGCACGCTTGGGTCAGTCCGAGTCGCCGCACAATGTGCTGCTGTTGTAGGCGGCGACAAAGTCGTCGAAGCTGCCGGTCTGGGTCTGCTCGATGACACGCTGTTCGGCCAGCGAGGCGGCCGCCATCTCGTCGAACAGCGCCGCTTCCGCCGGCATCAGGGGGCTGTCGCGGAACGAGGCCGCATGCAGCTCGCTCTGGCGCAAGCCGAAAGCGGCCGAGGAGCCGAGCGCGCGCACTTCTTCCAGCACCCGCGCCGACGGCGTGAGCGCCGGATTGGCGATTTTGGCCAGCTGCGCGGCCAGGGAGGCCGCATGCACGCCGTCTTCGTTATGCTGGCTGTCGAGCAGCGCCGCGACCGGGGCGATGCGCCCGATCAGTTCATTGGCCCAGTCGGCCAGCGCGATCTCTTCGCCGTGGCGGGTCAGGGTCAGGCCGGGGCGGCGCCCCTCCTTGACGGTGCGCGCGAAATTGCGGGCGTGGACCTGGCTTTCCATCTGGTTGATCAGCGCGCTCTCGTCGAGCGCGCAGAACAGCAGGAAGGCATCCATGAAGCGCCCCGTTTCGACACTGATGCCGATCGCCTCGAACGGATCGACATCGAGGCAGCGCACTTCGACGTACTGCACCCCGCGCTTGCACAGCGCCTGTACCGGACGCTCGCCGGTGCGGATCACGCGTTTCGGCCGGATCGTCGAATAGTATTCGTTCTCGATCTGCAGCACGTTGGTCGACAGCTGGATCCACTCGCCATCGCGCTTGGTGCCGAGCGCCTCGTACGGCTTGTACGGACGGTTCACCGCGTCCATCAGGGTCGATACATAGCTTTCCAGCGAGTTCTCGTGCGGCGTCAGGCCCGATTGCGCATCGTTCTGGTAACCGAGGTCGCTCATGCGCAGGCTGGTCGCATACGGCAGGTAGAGGGTGTCGCTTGAGAGTGTTTCGAGCTGGTGTTCGCGTCCGCGCAGGAAGCCCGTGGACAGCGCCGGCGAGGCCCCGAACAGGTACATCAGCAGCCAGCTATAGCGGCGGAAGTTGCGGATCAGGGCGATGTAGCTTTCGGACTGGAAGTCGCGCAGGGCGCAGCGCCGTTCTTCGGAAACGCCTTCGTTGTTCGAAAACAGCTGGAACATCTGCTCCGGCAGCGAGTAGTTGTAGTGGATGCCGGCGATGCACTGCATCGCTTTCCCGTAGCGCAGCGCCAGGCCGCGCCGGTACACGTGTTTCAGCATGCCGATGTTCGAGGTGCCGTACCAGGCGATGTCGATGTCGGCTTCGTCGGGCAGCTCGCACGGCATCGATTCGCTCCACAGCATTTCGTCACCCAGCTTGGTGTAGGCGTAGCGGTGGATTGTGTCGAGCTTGTGCAGGGTGGTGCCGATGTCGTTTTCCGCCGGCGTGATGAATTCGAGCAGGGCTTCGGCGTAGTCGGTGGTGATCTGCGGGTGGGTCAGTGCGGCGCCCAGCGCTGGCGGGTGCGGGGTGCGCGCCAGACGTCCGGCGCGGTCCACGCGCAGGGTTTCGCGCTCGATGCCGCGCAGGCCCTGGCCCAGCAGGGGGCGGTGTTCATCATCGTCGAGCAGGGCCAGGCGGCGGGTCAGTTGGTTCGACACGGTGAATCCTTTCTTGTACTGCCAAAGAGGTAAGTGCTGCGAGATTAACCGAAATCCGGCGCGCGCGCCTGAGGCACTGACTTCCTGCTGGAATGGGGCGTGGTTTTTATTGCAAGGCTTGATTTATATGCAATGCCTGGGCCGCTCACGACGCCGGTTTTTTGGCCGCCGCGATCCACAGGTCGACCTGCTGTTCGAGCAGGGCCAGGGTCAGCGGTCCGTTATCGAGCACCACGCTGTGAAAGCGCCGGATGTCGAATTTGTCGCCCAGCGCCGCCTGTGCCTTCTCGCGCAGGGCGCGGATTTTCAGCTGTCCGACCTTGTAGCCGAGCGCCTGTCCGGGCCAGGCAATGTAGCGGTCCACTTCCAGCTCGTTGTCGGAAGGCGCGTTGGCGGTGTTGGCGTTCATGTAGTCGATCGCCTGCTGGCGCGTCCAGCCCTGGGTGTGGATGCCGGTATCGACCACCAGCCGCACCGCGCGGAACAGGTCGGCGTTGAGGTGACCGAAGGCCGAAAACGCATCCTTGAAAAAGCCCAGTTCCGGCCCGAGCGTCTCGGCGTACAGGGCCCAGCCTTCGCCGTAGGCGGCGTGCCAGCCATGGCGGCGAAAGGCCGGCAGGTCGGCCATGTCGGCGGCGCGCGCCACCTGCAGGTGGTGGCCCGGCAGCGCTTCGTGCAGGGCCAAGGTTTCCATCTCCCACATGGGGCGCGTTTCCAGCAGCGAGGTGTTGACCACGAAGGCCGCCGGGCGCTCGGCGTTGCCGGCCTCGTACCAGGCCGCGCCCTGTTTCTCGGTGCCGGGGCCGGAAGCCGCCTTGACCAGCACTTCCTGCGCCGGCACGGCCGCGAACAGCCTGGGCATGGCCGCGCCGGCGCGCGCGATGATGCGCCGGTAGCGCGCCAGCAGCGGCTCGGCGCTGGTGTAGAACAGGCGCGGGTCGGTTTTGGCGAACACGATGAACTGGGCGAAGCTGCCGGCAAAACCGGTGCGCGCGATCGCCGCCGTCATGTCGGCGCGCAGGCGCGCCACTTCCTTCAGGCCGAGCGCGTGGATCTCGGCCGGGGCCATGTCGATGGTGGTCTGGCGCATCACCGCCAGCAGGTAGTAATCGGGGCCGGCCGGCAGCGCGCTGGCCGCGATGGACTCGCGCGCCGCCGGCAGGTACTCGGCGCGGATGAATTCTTCCAGCTCCTGCAGCGCCGGCGCCACCCGGTTGCGCAGCGCGGCGGGACCGGCCAAGGCGAGGGCGTCGCGCACCGGCTTGTCGATGCTGGCCGGGATCTGGCGGAACGGCTGGCCTAGCGCGCCGTCGACCGCGTTCTCGCGCAGTTGCCTGAGGATGACCGGCACACCGCGCACGGCCACCTTCGGCGCGACCCAGCCGGTGCGCATCCCTTCGCGCAGCTGTTCGATCAGGCCCGCCACGTGGGCCGGTACCGCGTCCAGGCGCGCCAGGTAGTTGCGGTAGTCGGTCTCGGTGGCAAACGGCATCTGCGCGGCCAGCTGCGCGAGCGTGAGGTGGATGCCGGCCGAGGAACTGATCGGCTGCGCCTGGAACGGGTACAGCGCGGCCGCCTTGACCGCCTGCTCCTTCTCCCACACGAACAGGTCGTAGGACAGCTGCTGCTGGCCGGTGAGCTTGTCGCGTTCGATCTGCCTGGCCTGGTCGAGCATCTGGCGCTGGTGCGCATTGGCGGCCCGGCTGGCGGCCAGGGTGGTGTCGCTCAGGCTTGTGTCGTAGCGGTAGTCGCCCAGAGCGGTGGCGTATTCTGGCTGGTTTTGCAGGCGCCACTGCCAGTCGCTGTCGAACAGGGCGCGCGCCTGCTGGTCCGGTGTGGCGCGCTCGGGCGCGGCGGCGGGTGCCGCGCCGGCGACCAGCGGGGCAAGCATGAGGACACAGATGGCGGTCAGTTTGCGCATCTGGTCATTTTAGCAAAGGCGCTGTTGCGCACGCGGCACGGCAGAACTTACGCGGCGCGCCGGCCACCGCTGACTCGTTCGATGCCGGCCAGGTCGCGCCAGCTCTCGACTTCGGTATAGCCGGCGCCGGCCAGCAGGGCGCGCACCTGGTCCGCCTGGTCGTAGCCGTGCTCCATCAGCAGCCAGCCCCGCGGCGGCAAATGGCGCGGCGCGCCGGCCACGATGGTGCGCAGGGCCGACAGGCCGTCGGCATGGTCGGTCAGCGCGCCCACCGGCTCGAAGCGCAGATCGCCCTGGGCCAGGTGGACGTCGCCGTCGGCGATGTAGGGGGGATTGGAGACGATCAGGTCGAACGATTCGCCCTCCACGCCAGCGAACCAGTCGCTGTGCACGAAGCGCACGGCGGCGCGGTGGGCACAAGCGTTGGCGCGCGCCACCTCGAGGGCGGCGGCGCTGACGTCGAGGGCGGTGATTCCGGCGTCGGGCCGGGTATGGGCCACGGCCACCGCGATGGCGCCGCTGCCGGTACCCATGTCGAGCATGCGGCCCTGCACGGGCAGGCGTTCGAGCGCCAGGTCGACCAGCAGTTCAGTGTCGGGACGGGGAATCAGCACCGCCTCGCTGACGGCGAAATCGAGGCCGTAGAATTCGCGCCGGCCGACGATGTAGGCAATCGGTTCGCCTCGCATGCGCCGTTCGACCAGGTCCGCCAGCGCGGCCGCTTCCGGCGCGCTCAGCAGGCGTTCGGACTGGGTGATCAGGCCGATGCGCGTGATGCCCAGCGCATGGCAGGCCAGGATGCGGTTTTCCAGCGGGTCGAGCGGCAGCAACGCCTGCAGCGCGCCGACCCGGGCGCCGGCGCCGATCGTCACCGCCATCAGCGGGCGCTGCGGCGCGCCAGCACGAACAGCAGCGAGGCGCTGATGATGGCCAGCGACAGGGCCGACCATTGCGGGATGGTCAGGCCGAACAGGGTCTCGACCGCATCTTCGCACAAGCCGTCGGCTTCGAACATCCATGGCAGGTAAATCGCGGTCGGGACTTTATTGAGCATGGTCTGCATCGGATCGATGCCGCACGAGGTGCCCGGATGGGCCAGCACCCACAGCTGCTTGCCGGCGTAGAACAGGCCGGTCAGCGAACCGGCCAGCCCGAAGAAGCTCCACAGCTTGAACTGCTTGGCCGACGCCGCCGCCAGGCAGATCAGCCCACAGAAAAAGTAGGCGTAGCGCTGGATCACGCACAGCGGGCATGGCAGCATGTTCTTGTAGTGCTGAAGGTACAGCGCCGCGCCAAGCAGGGCGAAGCAGATGGCGGAGAGTGACATCAGGATCGTGCGGTTATTTGGCATCGGATAAGTCCTAGAAGTGTTTTTATTGGCGTCTCTTGACATGCGGCGTGGGTACGCCGCATGCGCAGTTTACAACGGACAGCTTACCAAGTGCTTAATTACCAACAGCTTAGTCGCCCAGGGCCGCCAGCAATTCGGCCTGGTGTTCGGCGGCCAGCGCGTTGGTCAGTTCGGTCAGTTCTCCATCCATGATGAAGTCGAGTTTATACAAGGTCAGGTTGATGCGGTGGTCGGTCATGCGGCCTTGCGGGAAGTTATACGTGCGAATCCGCTCGCTGCGGTCGCCCGAGCCGATCAGGCTTTTGCGGGTGGCCGCTTCCTTCGACTGCTGCTCGCGCAGCTGCGCGTCCTTGATGCGCGCGGCCAGCACCTTGAGCGCCGAGGCCTTGTTCTTGTGCTGGCTGCGGTCGTCCTGGCATTCGACCACGATCCCGGTCGGCAGGTGGGTGATGCGCACCGCCGAATCGGTCTTGTTGATGTGCTGTCCGCCGGCGCCCGAGGCGCGGTAGGTATCGATGCGCAGGTCGGCCGGGTTGATGTTGACGTCTTCGACTTCGTCCGCTTCCGGCATTACCGCCACGGTGCAGGCCGAGGTGTGGATGCGGCCCTGGGTTTCGGTGGCCGGCACGCGCTGCACGCGGTGGCCGCCCGACTCGAACTTGAGCTTGGAGTAGGCGCCGTTGCCGATCAGGCGCACGATCACTTCGCGGTAGCCGCCCAGGTCCGACACCGATTCCGACACCGTTTCGACCTGCCAGCGATTGCGCTCGGCGAAGCGGACATACATGCGCAGCAGGTCGCCCGCGAACAGGGCCGATTCGTCGCCGCCGGTGCCGGCGCGGATTTCGAGGAAGATGTTGCGCTCGTCGTTGACGTCCTTCGGCAGCAGCATCTTTTGCAGATCCATTTCGAGCTGCGCCACGCGCGCCTTGCCGGCTTCGATTTCTTCCTGCGCGAAGTCCTTCATGTCCGGGTCCGAGAGCATTTCCTGCGCTTCGGCGATATCGTTCTGGGCGCTCTGGTACTCCTTGAACAGCGCCACCAGCGGCCCGATTTCGGCGTGCTCGCGCGTCATCTTGCGGTAGGCGTCCATGTTCGAGGTCGCGCCTTCGCTCATGAGCAATTCGTCAAGTTCGACAAGACGGTTGGCCAGTTGATCCAGCTTGGCCAGCATCGATGGTTTCATAGGGTGCTCGGTAAATGGTAAGGAACGGCGGGGAAGAACGGGAGCGGCGGGCGCAGGACTGCGGCGCGCCAGGACGGCAAGCCGGGGCGCTAACGGCGGCCGCGGAACAATTGCGGCAGCAGGGTGGCGAGGCGGGCGCGCTCGTCGCCCTGGGCGCGATGCAGCGCCTGCTGCGGGCCGTGCAGGAACTTGGCGGTCAGGCCCCTGGACAGGGCGTCGAGCACGGCGTCGACATCGTCGCCGCGCGCCAGCATTTTCTTGGCGCGTTCGAGTTCGAACAGGCGCATCGCTTCGCTGTTTTCCTGCAGGTCCTGGATGACCGGCACCATGGCGCGGTCGTCGATCCAGTGCATGAACGATTGCACCCGCGTTTCGATGATGGCCTCGGCCTGGGCCACGGCGGCCTGGCGGCTCTCCAACCCGGTCTGGACCACCTGGCCAAGGTCGTCGACGGTGTACAGGAACACGTCGTCGAGGCGGCCGACTTCGGGTTCGATATCGCGCGGTACGGCCAGGTCGACCATGAACATCGGCTTGTGGCGGCGCGCCTTGATCGCGCGCTCGACCAGGCCCAGGCCGATCAGCGGCAAGGAGGAGGCGGTGCACGAGATGACGATGTCGAACTGCGCCAGCTGCTCGGGCAGCGCGGCCAGGCGGATCGCCTTGCCGTTGAAGCGGTGCGCCAGGGTTTCGCCGCGCTCCATGGTGCGGTTGGCGATGGTGATGTTTTTCGGGTTCTGGGCCGCGAAGTGGGTGGCGCACAACTCGATCATTTCGCCGGCGCCGATGAACAGCACGTTCTGGTCGGAGATCTTGTCGAAGATGCGCTGCGACAGGCGCACCGCGGCCGCCGCCATCGAGACGCTGTGGGCGCCGATTTCGGTGGTGCTGCGCACTTCCTTGGCCACCGAAAAGCTGCGCTGGAACAGCTGGTGCAGATAGGTGCCCAGACCCCCGGCTTCGTCGGCCAGGCGCATCGCGTCTTTCATCTGGCCGAGGATCTGCGGCTCGCCCAGCACCATCGAATCGAGCCCGGAGGCGACCCGGAATGCATGCCGCACGGCGGC
Protein-coding regions in this window:
- the hemA gene encoding glutamyl-tRNA reductase, with amino-acid sequence MQLLAVGLNHTTAPVSLREQLALAPDQLGQAVQAARGWFARIDARGGDEAAILSTCNRTEMYAASDIANPLDASAHFLADYHKLNFAELRPHLYMLPHDAAVRHAFRVASGLDSMVLGEPQILGQMKDAMRLADEAGGLGTYLHQLFQRSFSVAKEVRSTTEIGAHSVSMAAAAVRLSQRIFDKISDQNVLFIGAGEMIELCATHFAAQNPKNITIANRTMERGETLAHRFNGKAIRLAALPEQLAQFDIVISCTASSLPLIGLGLVERAIKARRHKPMFMVDLAVPRDIEPEVGRLDDVFLYTVDDLGQVVQTGLESRQAAVAQAEAIIETRVQSFMHWIDDRAMVPVIQDLQENSEAMRLFELERAKKMLARGDDVDAVLDALSRGLTAKFLHGPQQALHRAQGDERARLATLLPQLFRGRR